The Tenebrio molitor chromosome 5, icTenMoli1.1, whole genome shotgun sequence genome has a segment encoding these proteins:
- the vkg gene encoding collagen alpha-2(IV) chain yields the protein MTLRPGCCRALALGFFVVCIVVHSVQSSSCKGCANAYQCNCAGIKGRLGTTGLPGLPAPPGDYGDIGPPGPLGPKGEKGEGGEYGSSGERGSRGDDGERGLPGVAGRPGYSGDSGPRGPPGLDGCNGTDGAQGAQGIVGLQGRRGLPGPVGLQGFRGEPGSGGGNSNGTKGDRGDSAYDGAPGLPGFQGPPGPPGAQGTPGYPGIVGEQGVWGPLGDTGDSTRGLSGLPGDQGDLGDKGEPGENPDPPGQDPAPPRYDLQGPPGPRGMPGNQGGRGPKGYPGERGFPGRPGRKGERGYKGEEGEDGPRGKQGRLGPEGAPGEKGDKGAPGYEGSAGFDGDKGQLGEDGNRGIPGLQGRPGLPGIYDPFLDRIVEGPTGIQGPPGPVGDRGMSGIPGRPGQAGPIGPPGNPGPPGLPGLSGLKGTSIKGERGSDGLPGNPGNTGPPGLPGPMGVMGEKGFQGEDVFGPPGIFGYPGRPGEKGSRGERGSTGDAGLKGYPGIGVSIRGPPGDPGPRGRPGIIGDAGIPGFDGFPGLKGKRGDDCGVCRPGFPGQKGERGDAARNGRPGTIGYPGLTGPRGPPGPPGKEGQEGEQGLDGTPGTPGIQGAPGLKGLKGRIIYPSESLLKPEIGDQGPIGFPGLMGPDGNIGPKGLQGVPGFNGPKGERGPNGNPGRQGRDGLPGNDGYLGQKGEPAPIPKQYMRGEPGLTGYPGIKGRTGEPGRKGLSGEFVGLIANTKGNKGKKGVPGAPGFDGIKGFKGQKGEWGWPGLDGYPGPAGTSLQGPDGVKGYPGIPGDQGPRGRPGMPGLPGIAGIPASPGAKGARGEPGRRILNGEIGLQGGPGIKGEPGDFGPDGYPGLPGIPGGKGIRGPKGAPGFSGFPGQAGAKGIEGVSRPGFPGRSGNPGLPGLPGRFGDIGIKGAPGLPGTNGNPGMKGAPGLWGPRGQPGDEGPYGFPGHNGRAGLPGLQGMIGERGDMGFPGLRGPPGPQGLLGPRGPKGFRGDVGPQGFPGEGGVPGLPGPRGDNGFPGVKGMKGNSAISGPKGEIGVSGRLGEPGLDGEPGLPGAPGMRGDHGQDIFGPLGFRGDDGEPGFPGRDGGIGLKGERGDDGFDGVRGERGDQGVQGDAGSPGWHGSNGTKGERGDEGRPGFDGPKGQRGMEGEPGRMGRPGMPGDVGFPGLAGPPGSSGPKGNRGPPGDATYGEAEKGDYGEAGYYGSPGIKGIQGDIGYYGAPGLKGPPGDAGAPGFRGEQGYPGLKGEFGATGEAGSPGLPGQNPEPGEPGRAGFPGQAGRAGRPGQKGAPGDYGDDGPPGISGIPGISIGGIKGEPGDVGFPGLPGSPGFEGRPGMPGLPGVRGFKGMTGEPGAASYSFKGERGEPGFQGPAGYNGTKGERGDSGLSGLPGANGAKGLRGFPGDEGPEGLDGYPGIKGPKGDRGDWASDAAVGRLGDAGLPGFDGLPGLVGVQGRPGLPGLPGRKGMAGDAGSAGLPGFAGPKGMEGMPGLRGLSGVQGPRGAPGFRGEPAPAPPAPKSRGFFFTRHSQSELIPVCPKDTVKLWDGFSLLHIMANDKALGQDLGTPASCLRKFNTMPFLFCNLNDVCDYAQSNGYSYWLSTTEPMPAMMTPIPAPEVGRYISRCSVCEAPTRLIAVHSQSTSIPQCPSGWDELWVGYSFIMHVDAGAEGAGQSLSSPGSCLEEFRPKPFIECHGHGRCNYFTTALSYWLATIEDYAMFQKPRSETLKAGFLTSRISRCSVCIRRRYTPRSYQQPTPPSEINRPPYYPGQYYPPRNPQGNLRYRNLEDNRRRRYRQRVRQRRPQNHLVQPNTT from the exons TCGTGCAAAGGCTGTGCCAACGCTTACCAATGTAACTGCGCTGGAATCAAGGGACGGCTGGGGACCACCGGCCTCCCAGGACTTCCGGCACCACCTGGAGATTACGGAGACATAGGTCCTCCCGGCCCTTTGGGCCCCAAAGGAGAAAAGGGGGAAGGTGGAGAATACGGAAGTTCGGGAGAAAGAGGATCCAGA GGTGACGATGGGGAGCGAGGCCTTCCGGGAGTAGCCGGACGTCCT GGATATTCTGGAGACTCTGGACCTAGAGGTCCCCCAGGTCTGGACGGGTGCAACGGCACCGACGGCGCTCAAGGAGCGCAGGGGATAGTAGGTTTGCAAGGCAGAAGAGGCTTGCCAGGACCTGTGGGTCTTCAAGGCTTCAGGGGAGAACCTGGATCTGGAGGTGGCAACTCGAACGGAACGAAAGGAGATCGAGGCGACAGCGCATACGACGGAGCTCCCGGTTTGCCGGGGTTTCAAGGTCCCCCAGGACCGCCTGGGGCTCAAGGCACACCAGGATATCCG GGAATCGTGGGGGAGCAAGGTGTTTGGGGTCCTCTGGGAGACACAGGTGATTCGACTCGAGGTCTGTCTGGTCTTCCCGGTGATCAGGGCGATCTGGGAGATAAAGGGGAACCCGGAGAGAATCCAGACCCGCCTGGACAGGACCCGGCGCCCCCCAGGTACGACTTGCAGGGACCGCCTGGACCGCGAGGAATGCCTGGTAATCAAGGCGGACGGGGACCTAAAGGATACCCTGGAGAAAGAGGCTTCCCG GGAAGGCCTGGACGGAAAGGTGAACGGGGCTACAAAGGAGAAGAAGGAGAGGACGGTCCGCGTGGGAAGCAGGGTCGTCTGGGTCCTGAGGGAGCCCCAGGGGAAAAGGGTGACAAAGGAGCGCCAGGTTACGAAGGTTCGGCGGGTTTCGACGGGGATAAAGGCCAACTGGGAGAAGATGGAAATCGTGGAATTCCCGGATTGCAAGGTCGACCAGGACTGCCCGGAATATACGATCCGTTTTTGGACAGAATCGTTGAAGGACCTACCGGAATACAAGGTCCCCCGGGTCCGGTGGGAGACCGCGGGATGAGCGGGATTCCGGGTCGTCCTGGTCAAGCTGGTCCGATCGGTCCACCCGGTAATCCAGGACCTCCGGGTTTGCCCGGTCTGTCAGGACTGAAAGGTACTTCGATAAAAGGAGAACGCGGTTCGGATGGATTGCCCGGCAATCCGGGAAATACTGGCCCACCGGGTTTGCCTGGACCTATGGGGGTCATGGGCGAAAAAGGCTTCCAAGGAGAAGACGTGTTCGGACCGCCTGGTATTTTCGGATACCCTGGAAGACCAGGAGAGAAGGGAAGTCGAGGAGAACGCGGATCCACCGGTGATGCAGGATTGAAAGGTTATCCCGGGATCGGAGTGTCTATCAGAGGTCCCCCAGGAGATCCGGGACCGCGAGGACGCCCGGGTATAATAGGAGACGCGGGAATACCAGGATTTGACGGATTTCCAGGTTTGAAGGGTAAAAGAGGCGACGATTGTGGAGTGTGCAGACCAG GATTCCCTGGACAAAAAGGAGAACGAGGTGATGCAGCGCGAAACGGTCGACCCGGTACCATCGGATATCCAGGTCTGACAGGACCACGAGGACCACCAGGACCACCAGGGAAAGAAGGACAAGAGGGAGAACAAGGTTTAGATGGAACACCTGGAACTCCGGGGATTCAAGGGGCGCCCGGTCTAAAGGGTCTCAAGGGAAGAATAATCTATCCCAGTGAATCTTTACTGAAACCGGAAATTGGAGATCAAGGTCCTATCGGCTTTCCTGGGTTGATGGGACCGGATGGAAATATTGGACCTAAAGGTCTACAAGGTGTGCCAGGATTTAATGGCCCGAAAGGGGAAAGAGGGCCTAATGGTAATCCTGGACGGCAAGGAAGAGATGGTTTGCCGGGTAACGATGGTTATTTGGGACAAAAAGGAGAGCCCGCGCCAATACCGAAACAATATATGAGGGGAGAGCCGGGACTGACTGGTTACCC TGGTATCAAGGGTAGAACAGGAGAACCTGGTCGAAAGGGACTCTCCGGTGAATTTGTGGGATTGATAGCTAACACCAAAGGTAACAAAGGAAAGAAAGGAGTACCAGGGGCACCAG GTTTTGACGGTATCAAGGGTTTCAAGGGACAAAAAGGCGAATGGGGTTGGCCGGGGTTAGATGGATATCCAGGCCCCGCAGGAACTAGTTTGCAGGGCCCTGACGGCGTGAAGGGATATCCCGGAATTCCTGGTGATCAAGGACCGCGCGGCCGTCCCGGTATGCCTGGATTACCGGGCATAGCAGGAATTCCGGCAAGTCCCGGAGCTAAAGGTGCTCGAGGTGAACCAGGACGACGAATCTTGAACGGAGAAATCGGATTGCAAGGAGGTCCAGGCATTAAAGGCGAACCTGGTGATTTTGGTCCCGACGGTTACCCAGGACTACCCGGAATACCAGGAGGGAAAGGAATACGAGGACCGAAAGGAGCGCCCGGATTTTCCGGATTCCCGGGTCAAGCTGGTGCTAAAGGAATAGAAGGCGTTAGTCGTCCGGGTTTTCCAGGCAGATCTGGAAATCCAGGTCTTCCTGGACTGCCGGGCAGATTCGGAGATATTGGAATCAAAGGAGCTCCTGGACTTCCTGGAACAAACGGAAATCCCGGGATGAAGGGCGCACCCGGTTTATGGGGTCCAAGGGGTCAACCTGGAGATGAAGGACCCTACGGTTTTCCAGGACACAATGGCAGAGCTGGTTTACCCGGACTTCAAGGAATGATAGGAGAACGAGGCGACATGGGCTTTCCAGGTCTACGTGGTCCTCCCGGTCCACAGGGTCTTCTCGGACCACGAGGTCCCAAAGGATTTCGGGGTGACGTAGGTCCCCAAGGGTTCCCGGGTGAGGGGGGCGTCCCAGGATTACCAGGTCCAAGAGGGGACAACGGTTTCCCGGGAGTTAAAGGAATGAAGGGTAACAGCGCCATCAGCGGTCCCAAGGGAGAAATCGGAGTATCCGGTCGGTTGGGAGAACCTGGATTGGATGGGGAACCAGGTCTGCCGGGCGCACCAGGAATGCGAGGCGATCACGGCCAGGACATATTTGGCCCTCTCGGGTTCCGAGGAGACGATGGAGAACCAGGTTTCCCGGGGAGAGACGGAGGAATTGGCTTGAAAGGAGAACGGGGAGATGATGGATTTGACGGAGTAAGGGGCGAGCGAGGCGACCAAGGCGTTCAAGGTGACGCCGGAAGCCCAGGttggcacggctcgaacggcaCCAAGGGAGAGAGAGGAGACGAGGGACGGCCAGGTTTTGATGGTCCGAAAGGGCAACGGGGAATGGAAGGGGAGCCAGGCCGCATGGGCAGACCTGGAATGCCGGGAGACGTGGGTTTCCCCGGATTGGCAGGACCGCCTGGAAGTTCCGGCCCGAAAGGCAACAGAGGCCCACCAGGAGACGCCACTTACGGAGAGGCCGAAAAAGGTGACTACGGAGAAGCAGGTTACTACGGCTCCCCGGGTATCAAAGGAATACAAGGTGACATCGGGTACTACGGTGCCCCAGGACTCAAAGGTCCTCCAGGCGATGCGGGAGCACCAGGGTTCAGAGGAGAGCAGGGATACCCGGGCCTGAAAGGCGAATTCGGTGCTACAGGAGAGGCCGGTAGTCCCGGCTTGCCAGGACAAAACCCCGAACCAGGGGAACCAGGACGAGCCGGCTTCCCCGGACAGGCCGGCCGAGCAGGACGACCGGGACAAAAGGGCGCTCCCGGCGACTACGGCGACGACGGCCCCCCTGGAATCTCCGGCATTCCCGGGATTAGCATAGGCGGCATCAAGGGAGAACCCGGCGACGTCGGATTCCCCGGTCTGCCTGGATCTCCAGGTTTCGAAGGACGACCCGGCATGCCCGGCCTCCCCGGCGTCCGAGGATTCAAAGGAATGACGGGAGAGCCCGGCGCCGCCTCCTACAGCTTCAAAGGCGAACGCGGCGAGCCCGGGTTCCAGGGACCTGCAGGTTACAACGGGACCAAAGGAGAACGCGGAGACAGCGGCTTGAGCGGTTTGCCGGGCGCGAACGGCGCCAAGGGTCTGCGAGGTTTCCCCGGCGACGAAGGTCCCGAAGGACTCGACGGCTACCCCGGGATTAAAGGACCGAAAGGTGACAGAGGCGACTGGGCGAGCGACGCCGCCGTTGGGCGTCTAGGAGACGCCGGATTGCCAGGTTTTGACGGATTACCCGGACTGGTCGGCGTCCAAGGCCGACCAGGACTGCCCGGACTGCCTGGACGCAAAGGCATGGCCGGCGATGCGGGAAGTGCCGGTCTTCCCGGATTCGCGGGACCGAAAGGCATGGAAGGAATGCCGGGTCTGCGAGGTCTTTCCGGTGTTCAGGGTCCCAGAGGAGCTCCAGGATTCAGAGGAGAGCCGGCACCGGCTCCGCCAGCACCCAAAAGCAGAGGGTTCTTCTTCACCAGACACTCGCAGTCGGAACTCATCCCCGTGTGTCCCAAGGACACGGTCAAGCTATGGGACGGATTCTCGCTCTTACACATCATGGCCAACGACAAAGCTCTGGGACAGGATTTGGGCACCCCGGCAAGTTGTCTGCGGAAGTTCAACACGATGCCGTTCTTGTTCTGCAATTTGAACGACGTTTGCGACTACGCCCAAAGCAACGGCTACAGCTATTGGTTGTCTACTACGGAACCGATGCCGGCGATGATGACCCCCATCCCTGCACCAGAAGTGGGACGCTACATATCCAG ATGTTCGGTCTGCGAGGCCCCGACAAGACTCATCGCCGTGCACAGCCAGTCCACCTCCATTCCTCAGTGCCCCAGCGGTTGGGACGAGCTCTGGGTCGGCTACAGCTTCATCATG CACGTGGATGCAGGAGCGGAGGGCGCCGGTCAGTCCCTCTCATCCCCGGGTTCGTGTCTGGAAGAGTTCCGTCCCAAGCCCTTCATCGAGTGTCACGGTCACGGCCGTTGCAATTACTTCACCACCGCGCTTTCCTATTGGCTAGCGACGATCGAGGACTACGCCATGTTCCAAAAACCCCGATCTGAAACCTTGAAAGCAGGCTTCTTGACGTCGAGAATCAGCAGATGCTCGGTCTGCATCAGAAGGAGGTACACGCCGAGGTCGTACCAGCAGCCGACACCACCAAGCGAAATCAACAGACCTCCCTACTATCCGGGTCAGTACTATCCTCCCAGGAACCCACAAGGGAACTTGCGCTACAGGAATCTGGAGGACAATCGTAGGAGGCGCTACAGGCAAAGGGTGCGACAACGCAGACCTCAAAATCACTTAGTGCAACCCAATACCACGTGA
- the SelT gene encoding thioredoxin reductase-like selenoprotein T homolog CG3887: MARLKQLSCFWYLLAFAGLCFLESHNSVTAEDVLPSKLSQNVGAPTLKFLYCYSCGYRKTFDQYVTIIQQKYPFIVIDGQNYDPPGFNMYLARLIGIVKMVVIVCILGAINIFEYINQPQPSWWIWCTENKLYACMMLFFVCNIIEGQLIQSGAFEISLNDVPVWSKLETGRIPQPAELFQIIENHMQFTDSKIELNNGFAK, encoded by the exons atggCTCGGCTCAAGCAGTTATCGTGTTTTTGGTATTTATTAGCATTTGCGGGACTTTGTTTTTTAGAATCTCACAACAGTGTGACAGCTGAAGATGTCCTTCCATCGAAACTAAGCCAAAACGTTGGGGCCCcaactttaaaatttttgtattg TTATTCGTGCGGCTACCGCAAGACTTTTGACCAATATGTGACAATAATCCAACAAAAATATCCATTTATCGTCATAGACGGCCAAAATTATGACCCCCCAGGCTTCAACATGTATTTAGCTAGATTAATT GGTATTGTTAAAATGGTTGTGATTGTGTGCATCTTGGGGGCCATCAACATTTTTGAGTACATCAACCAGCCACAACCTTCTTGGTGGATTTGGTGCACAGAGAACAAGCTGTATGCTTGCATGATGCTGTTCTTTGTCTGCAACATCATTGAAGGTCAACTGATCCAGTCAGGGGCTTTTGAGATCTCACTCAATGATGTTCCGGTGTGGTCCAAGCTAGAAACAGGTAGGATACCACAGCCAGCTGAActgtttcaaattattgaaaacCATATGCAATTCACAGATAgtaaaattgaattgaataATGGATTTGcaaaataa
- the eIF3h gene encoding eukaryotic translation initiation factor 3 subunit H: protein MASRAGTSRRVPENDSTIAYVQADGLAVMKIVKHCHEESTTNMDIAQGALLGLVVENRLEITNCFPFPKQNDETMDEDEYQLAMMRRLRRVNVDHFHVGWYQSADVGNFLSLPLLESQFHYQTSIEESVVVIYDTQKSSRGFLTLKAYRLTPQAIEMYKEGEFTPEALLKLKVGYENLFTEVPFIIKNSALTNIMMSELAELVPEEEGSKFLDLGTASVLEGQLRCLMDRVDELNQEAIKFNRYQQLVSRQQQDKHRYLQKRAQENASRAAKDEPPLPEEDISKLFRPHPVPPRLNPMIIAGQINTYSQAISQLCSQSLAKLYITQALQNAKETNANP, encoded by the exons ATGGCGTCTCGTGCAGGAACCTCAAGGCGTGTTCCGGAAAATGACTCGACTATCGCATACGTGCAAGCCGATGGCCTG GCCGTCATGAAAATCGTCAAGCACTGCCATGAAGAATCGACAACAAACATGGACATCGCTCAGGGGGCCCTTTTGGGTCTAGTAGTAGAAAATCGTTTAGAAATTACCAACTGCTTTCCATTCCCTAAACAAAATGATGAAACTATGGACGAAGATGAGTATCAGTTGGCGATGATGCGACGACTTCGCCGCGTCAACGTCGATCATTTCCACGTCGGGTGGTACCAGAGCGCCGATGTTGGCAATTTCTTAAGTCTTCCGCTATTAGAGTCTCAATTTCACTATCAGACATCGATTGAAGAGTCAGTGGTAGTCATATATGACACCCAAAAGTCATCAAGAGGCTTTTTGACTTTGAAAGCCTACAGGTTGACTCCTCAGGCAATTGAGATGTACAAAGAAGGAGAGTTTACTCCTGAAgctttattgaaattgaaagTAGGTTATGAAAATCTATTCACTGAGGTCCCATTTATCATCAAGAACTCTGCTTTGACAAATATTATGATGTCAGAATTGGCTGAGTTGGTTCCTGAGGAAGAAGGGTCCAAGTTCTTAGATCTGGGTACAGCTTCAGTATTAGAAGGTCAGCTGAGGTGTCTCATGGATAGAGTTGATGAGCTGAATCAAGAAGCCATCAAATTTAATAGATATCAACAGTTGGTCAGTCGACAACAGCAGGATAAGCATAGATATTTGCAGAAGAGGGCCCAAGAAAATGCGTCAAGGGCTGCAAAGGATGAGCCTCCACTGCCAGAGGAGGATATTAGCAAATTGTTCAGGCCACATCCTGTGCCTCCTAGGTTAAATCCAATGATCATTGCTGGACAGATTAATACTTATAGTCAGGCAATTTCTCAACTGTGCTCGCAATCTTTGGCCAAGTTGTACATCACCCAGGCGCTACAGAACGCCAAGGAGACCAACGCGAATCCCtaa
- the SP555 gene encoding SPRY domain-containing SOCS box protein 3, with translation METEPYTIPLRHGCEDLWTWDRHHRSPEVRLYGNNFRIAHFHPNWSSGTAGVRGTRVLNNGRFFWELHLSRRIFGTSMMFGVGTQSARLHADSFTNLLGEDKNGWGLSHKGLLWHGGRWTHYTKPFKENVPTKIGILFDGINGTLSYYKDEKYLGVAFRGLNEIKDPLFPIVCSTAAKTEMCLGKMRRDFVNLQDRCRAVIVKRVRTKHDLEKLFIPKKIRGYLAEVVAESGLTYKQFNRKNILNRIGNI, from the coding sequence ATGGAGACGGAACCGTACACCATCCCCCTGCGGCACGGATGCGAGGACCTGTGGACGTGGGACCGGCACCACCGGAGCCCCGAGGTGCGCCTGTACGGCAACAACTTCCGGATAGCGCACTTCCACCCGAACTGGAGCAGCGGCACGGCGGGCGTGCGCGGCACCCGCGTCCTCAACAACGGCCGCTTCTTCTGGGAGCTGCACCTGTCGCGCCGCATCTTCGGCACGAGCATGATGTTCGGCGTGGGCACCCAGAGCGCCCGCCTCCACGCCGACTCCTTCACCAACCTCCTCGGCGAGGACAAGAACGGCTGGGGCCTCTCCCACAAGGGGCTGCTCTGGCACGGCGGCCGCTGGACCCACTACACCAAGCCCTTCAAGGAGAACGTCCCCACCAAGATCGGCATCCTCTTCGACGGGATCAACGGCACGCTCAGCTACTACAAGGACGAGAAGTACCTGGGGGTCGCCTTCAGGGGCCTCAATGAGATCAAAGACCCGCTTTTTCCCATCGTCTGTTCCACTGCCGCCAAGACTGAGATGTGCTTAGGCAAGATGAGGCGCGATTTCGTCAACCTGCAAGACCGCTGCCGGGCCGTCATCGTTAAGAGAGTTAGGACGAAGCACGACCTCGAGAAGCTCTTCATACCGAAGAAAATCAGAGGTTATTTAGCCGAAGTGGTCGCCGAGAGTGGCCTAACCTATAAACAATTCAACCGTAAAAATATTCTGAATCGTATTGGAAACATATAG
- the LOC138130999 gene encoding ankyrin-1-like, producing the protein MKLIPHCVKMFMASPDRNQVGCQPYASLHYAAYNGDLVVIKTLLENDRVNVNQKCDLERKSPLFVAAQNGHLSVVKYLIYKGADLNAKTAAGWTPLFVAAHNGHLSVVEYLVKSMADVNVITKKGQTVLDAAASKSHDHVVKFFLENVPGIDTHSKLTRTCTPLSGVCKQGQVGVVRYLVNEVKGDTSATINSNVMPLYNAAQKGNREIVKLLIQHGAPINAIWKGNGTALYAAAINGHLEVVKFLAESGAKINLTDSDKEGYTPLYGAVSGSHIEIVDYLIQHGGDVNEPFKNGHSPLHVASQNGNLKIVKLLVYNNAKIHVVNKKGDTPLMLAIKNNHWEIVTFLRNMLKIEVRPNTNRDSVVMLSVAAQSGNTDLVKYLVSNKAIVNEFDGNGDTSLHSAAQNGHFDIVKVLFWSGAQLNVTNRRGFTPLALAVKEGHQKVVEFLIKNDADVNLKSKSGWSPLYSAIMTGNIEIIQELIANKANVDETLPDGDTLLHKVVQSRQLEIVKSLVLHNANINATNKKGSTPLHLASKEGYSQIVNFLLMSRADVDLGDVNGFTPLHGAVSVGNVGIVKQLISYKAKVDERFTDGDTVLHVAALNDHIDVVQILINSEADVNVVNEKSLTPLYLAAREGHLRVVKLLVESGANVNSANVNGFTPLYGAAVGGNLEVVEFLNASGGELREACVNGDTPLHQASQNGHLDVVKYLVENRVDVNVVNEDGWTPLYLAAKKGNVEVVKFLVEVNAVKVGKADPLQAAKCSGNEILIKFLSKYQ; encoded by the coding sequence ATGAAATTAATCCCACATTGTGTGAAAATGTTTATGGCAAGCCCCGATCGCAACCAGGTTGGTTGTCAACCGTACGCCTCCCTTCACTACGCCGCTTACAACGGCGATTTGGTTGTGATCAAGACTTTGCTAGAAAATGACAGAGTCAACGTCAATCAGAAATGTGACCTTGAAAGGAAGTCCCCGCTGTTTGTGGCGGCCCAAAACGGCCATCTGAGCGTCGTAAAGTACCTAATTTACAAGGGGGCAGATCTGAACGCGAAAACTGCTGCAGGCTGGACGCCATTGTTTGTGGCGGCTCACAATGGTCATTTGAGTGTGGTGGAGTATTTAGTCAAGAGTATGGCTGATGTTAATGTCATCACGAAGAAGGGACAGACAGTTCTGGATGCGGCCGCGTCCAAAAGTCACGATCACGTCGTCAAGTTTTTCTTGGAGAATGTACCAGGAATTGACACTCACAGCAAACTAACAAGGACATGTACCCCTTTAAGTGGTGTTTGCAAACAAGGTCAAGTTGGTGTTGTCAGGTATTTGGTGAACGAGGTCAAAGGCGACACTAGCGCCACCATCAACAGTAACGTAATGCCATTGTATAACGCGGCGCAAAAGGGAAACAGGGAGATTGTCAAATTGTTGATCCAACATGGCGCCCCAATTAACGCGATATGGAAGGGAAACGGCACCGCGTTGTATGCGGCTGCCATAAACGGACATCTAGAGGTGGTGAAGTTTTTGGCAGAAAGCGGCGCCAAGATAAATCTTACAGATTCTGACAAAGAGGGTTATACACCGTTGTATGGGGCGGTATCCGGCAGCCATATTGAAATAGTCGATTACTTAATCCAGCACGGGGGTGACGTGAACGAGCCGTTCAAAAACGGCCACTCTCCCTTGCACGTCGCTTCCCAAAACGGGAACCTAAAAATCGTGAAGCTCCTAGTCTACAACAACGCCAAAATCCACgtcgtcaataaaaaaggaGACACGCCATTGATGCTTGCCATAAAAAACAATCACTGGGAGATCGTGACGTTCCTGAGGAACATGCTCAAGATCGAGGTCAGACCTAACACCAACAGAGATAGCGTGGTGATGCTGTCTGTGGCGGCGCAGAGCGGCAACACCGACCTGGTCAAGTACTTGGTCAGCAACAAGGCGATTGTGAACGAGTTCGACGGCAACGGAGACACCTCTTTGCATTCGGCAGCGCAGAACGGCCATTTCGACATCGTCAAGGTTCTGTTCTGGTCGGGGGCGCAGCTGAACGTGACCAACAGGAGAGGGTTCACGCCTTTGGCTCTCGCCGTCAAGGAGGGACACCAGAAAGTCGTCGAATTCTTGATAAAAAACGACGCCGATGTCAATCTGAAATCGAAGAGCGGTTGGAGTCCTCTGTACAGTGCAATAATGACCGGCAATATAGAGATAATCCAGGAACTCATCGCCAACAAAGCTAACGTTGACGAGACGCTGCCAGATGGCGACACTTTACTGCACAAAGTCGTACAAAGTCGCCAACTTGAAATCGTAAAGTCGCTGGTTTTACACAACGCCAATATCAACGCCACCAACAAGAAGGGGTCGACTCCTCTGCATCTAGCTTCCAAAGAGGGATACTCCCAGATTGTGAATTTTCTTCTCATGAGCCGAGCAGATGTGGATCTCGGTGACGTCAACGGTTTTACGCCGCTCCACGGAGCTGTTTCCGTTGGGAACGTTGGAATCGTGAAACAGTTGATCTCATACAAGGCTAAAGTGGATGAGAGGTTCACAGACGGCGACACTGTTCTTCACGTGGCGGCACTCAACGACCACATCGATGTCGTTCAGATTTTAATCAACAGCGAGGCTGACGTCAACGTCGTCAACGAGAAGAGTTTGACTCCTCTGTATTTGGCTGCAAGAGAAGGACACCTGAGAGTTGTCAAATTGCTCGTCGAGAGCGGAGCTAATGTGAACTCCGCAAACGTGAACGGGTTTACGCCGCTGTATGGCGCTGCAGTCGGTGGAAACTTGGAGGTGGTGGAGTTTCTCAACGCCAGCGGAGGCGAGTTGAGAGAGGCTTGCGTCAACGGGGACACTCCACTGCATCAGGCATCACAGAACGGCCATCTCGatgttgttaaatatttaGTAGAGAATCGCGTGGACGTTAACGTCGTCAACGAAGACGGTTGGACACCGTTGTATCTGGCGGCGAAGAAGGGCAACGTGGAGGTCGTGAAGTTTTTGGTGGAGGTGAACGCTGTCAAAGTGGGGAAGGCTGATCCTCTGCAAGCGGCCAAGTGCAGCGGAAACgagattttaattaagttcCTATCAAAGTATCAATAA
- the LOC138131003 gene encoding PITH domain-containing protein GA19395, with protein sequence MSPHGRCCEGDHQHRDTPEMGVEYSLYTKINKENLECLNEAVEGSGKTVFKPWEERLNFEVFVESDADEELLFNIPFTGNVKLKGIIVIGEDSDTHPSRIRLFKNRPSMTFDDVTAAADQEFQLHVDNLGTLEYATKIVTFNNVHHLTLHFPSNFGAESTRIYYIGLRGEYSEAHHHGVTICTYEAKPNISDHKNLLKDNVSHQIQ encoded by the exons atgtcacCACATGGAAGATGTTGCGAGGGGGATCATCAACACCGGGACACCCCCGAAATGGGGGTCGAGTACAGTCTCTACACCAAAATCAACAAGGAGAACCTGGAGTGTCTCAACGAGGCGGTCGAAGGTTCGGGAAAAACGGTGTTCAAGCCTTGGGAGGAACGCCTGAATTTCGAAGTG TTCGTGGAGTCGGACGCCGATGAAGAGTTACTGTTTAACATCCCCTTCACCGGCAACGTAAAGCTGAAAGGGATCATCGTCATCGGGGAAGATTCGGACACCCATCCTTCAAGAATTAGACT GTTTAAGAATCGGCCCTCGATGACGTTCGACGACGTCACCGCGGCCGCAGATCAAGAGTTTCAGTTGCACGTTGACAATCTGGGAACGCTCGAATACGCAACAAA AATCGTTACTTTTAATAACGTTCATCATTTAACGCTCCATTTTCCGAGTAATTTCGGGGCCGAGTCAACTCGCATTTACTATATAGGGTTGAGGGGGGAGTACAGCGAAGCTCATCATCATGGAGTCACAATATGCACTTATGAAGCTAAGCCAAATATTTCAGATCACAAAAATCTACTCAAGGACAATGTTAGTCATCAGATACAATGA